The Magnolia sinica isolate HGM2019 chromosome 3, MsV1, whole genome shotgun sequence genome includes the window gctggatgaatggaaaataaagatatcagattgatccaaaacttctgtggcccccaagaagttttcaatggtgagtgttcaatcctcactgctttctacggtgtggcccacttgagctttggatatgcctcaactttggACCCATAATACAAAATGatcccataaaatggatggacggtgtggatataacacatacatcatggtgggcccacataacgtagtgacgtcaacacatcaccgAGGTCAATGGTGTGCGACacagcacgcaatccgcttccgtggatCCGGGACATAACCGAAATATACTACCGGCTGTGTACCGTGTGATTTCCCTTACGATCGCACCAGCCACGTGGCATGGTTTCAAGTAGAGGATAGAAGGAgcggaaaggaaagaaaagaataataatataaaaataaatcccGCGAAATTTCTCCATCTCTCTcagtcgctctctctctctctctctgaaatgcCGACGATTCCGTTGGGTATTTCTCCTCCTTCTTACAGTGCTCTAACTAATCATCTGAAACCCTACTCATCTCTCCATTTCAGCGACTTCACTTTTCCATCGAGGATTAGGGTTTCTCGTTCCCCTCCTACTTCTACTCCTCTCGCCGATCCCTCTGCATCCAAATCAGGTAGTCGAATCGAATGTGATCCCTTTATTCAATTTCCAGCTTGGTCTTCAATTCCACTATTgtctagttatttatttatttatttattttcggcGTTGAGTTGTCCTGGTATTCACTGACTGCGGCGTGAATTCTTTTATAAAATTATGGTTTTGTTATGTTATTTTATTTCTatgcgtttttttttttctttacaccGGATGGATTCGaagttttccattttttttttctctaagttAGGTGCACTGAAGACTTGGATTTGCTGCCTTGAATTCACAAAGACTCTCTTATTAGTTTGGATCTCCCAATCCTTAGATTCATTATTTGATTGGAGTTTGCATGGATTGAGTTATTTGCGAGTTTGAGCTCCAGAGAGGATTTTAGCGGAAGATATCTAATCAGATTCAAAGCAGCTTTTTTTAAATGGGTAATTGATGCATCAAGGCCGCAAatcacatcaaatgggtcctaaTGATCACATTACTTTCCTATTGAGAATCAGGCCCTAAAATTGCATATTAGGATGATCGGACCCGTCTAATGATGTTGATCAAGGATTTTGAACAATATGACTGTCCATCTTGTAGATCTAGACCTTATCAAGGGTCCAAAATGCTCCAATTGATTATCGGAATCAGATCTATGATCTCATTGTCTCATGGGGCCTGCATGATCAACCTAATGGTCTGGATGGCCCCCTCATGTCATTTTATTGCTAGTTGAGGCTTGGATTGTCGATGATTGATCTAGAGGGTCTGGATTGATGATCAGGTGACATGCGGGGCCCAAAAGTCAGCGCATTTACGTGTCCAAGTCATGCATTGGGCCTAGGAGGAGAGATTATGAGATTTGgatgcttctttttcttcttcttcttcttcttcttcttcttttttatgatTAGTAATCCTTCAATATTTGTTGGTTTCTTGCGAGAAACAAATAGACCCCAAGCAAAAGGAAATCACACACAACCAAAATTAGAAAAAGACTGAAGGATTTTGCCTAAAGCATCTTCCACACGAATTGTTTAGATCAGGCCCAAGTGATGACATGGTTGCCTGGCTGAACCAACATATCTGTGTTTTACTCCCTGTAACTCTTCCTCAGACAAGCTTGGGCAGAATTGTAGAGAAAATATAAGTATTAGTAGCGCAACAAAGCAAAAATGTGTTCCTTGTCACCGGTGTCTGCTCACAATAGAAGTGAACTAAAAtgcaaacattcagtttaatcaagaagAATTACAATAATTTTAAGCAAGTTCATGGGAACCTTGTTTTTCCACATTTTGGATACTGCCAAAGATCAGGCAGACTGTCTAGCAAAGTAAGGTGTTTCCTGTCCCTTtttgcgcgtgtgtgtgtgtggggggggggggagggggggaccATGGGTTTCCCTTTTGGATTTAGGATTTCTGAtcaattacaaatttacaaacTGAAATCCAAGCAACTGTTGAGATTTGATTTTCCATGTAATGAAGGAATGCATGTGTAATTAAGACCAGAAGCAGAGATGGCTTCATTGAAGAGGAGAGCATCAATTAGGTTTAAGGTCCTATCTTGGTCTTCCTTTCTGTATAGGTAATTTGGCTAAACATCTTTGGGACGTTGTcactgaaaaaaatggaaaggaAATTATCTCTCTGGAAAAGCAATCTTCTCTTTTTAGGTGGTAGAATCCCCTTAATCAAGGTGGCTTTGTCAAAtctcccttttttttattttatgtccTTATTTTGCTGCCCCCAGTCCATTTTTCAGAGAATGGATAAACTGAGGAGAGATTTCCTCTGGCAAGGCAGACCTCAAAATGGGAAGTCTCATCTGTTGAGTTGGAGGCAGCTTTGTAAGCCCTGGATGGGGTGGGGGGGTCAAATCAGGATAGAAGTTGTTAAttctatgctattggggtggagATTTAGGGTGAAGGAAGGGAGTCTTTTGAGATCAGTTATTGCGGGCAAGTATGGGGTTTCCAGTTCAAGGTGGTGGATTTGGGAGTCCTCTCTTTATAGGGCCTCTTCCTGTTGGAAATTGATTGTTGGGATggctggatttttttattttttatttttcaagaatCAGGTTTTCAGTGGGGAACGGAGAAAATGTTTGTTTCTGGGATGATATCAAGGTGCGGGGGTCCACCCTCATATTCGAATTTCCCTACCTAGCAAGCCTCTGCCCCATCCAGAACATCTCAGTAGCTGGGTCAAGGTCAAGAGGGTGCGTGGCTTCCTCCTTGCCGTCATGATCCTCTGGATGTCAAAATCGAGGAGTTATCTAGGCTCCTCTCTTGGCTCAGTGGCCTATGTCCCAATCTGGGTGAAGAAGATGGCGCTTATCTGGAGGAATTTATTGGGAAGATTCTTGGTCCGTTCCTTCATCGAAGTGCTCTCTAGTCCCACAGCTATTGATAAAGGCAGTCATGCAAGATATGTTTGGCATTATGGCACCCCTCCGCAGGTAGCAGCATTTGCGTGGCTGGCAGGCAGGAATAGGGTTTTAGCTGCTGATAATTTGCACAAAAGGGCAATAGTGCTTCCTAATGTTTCTCCTATGCATGAGAAATGAGGAATTGGTGGAGCATATTTTCATCCACTGTCCATTTGCGAAGGAGGTTTGCTGTGGCATTCTCCCTGTTTTTAACGTGCCATGGGTCATTGCCAAAGTCCATGGTTGAGCTTTTCCTTTCTTGGCATGAGGGAGCTCCTCGTTTCAAAGATAGGTCAAAGTGGTGGTTAGCATTGCTTGCCATCTTATGGTCTATTTGGTTGGAAAGGAACAGTTGGTGTTTCAAGGATTGCAGTGAGATCTCTAATATTATTATTACAAAGGCTCGTGTTAATTTAGGATTGGGAAGACTGATTTCTCTGTTGTTGGgttgtatttcttcttcttttttttttcttttggtttctctcctcttttgttgttGTTTGGCTTTTGGCTTTTATTAATAAATTATCAgttatcaaaaaataaaataaaatttgttagcTGTCAGATCTCCTTCCCACTAGAGGATGCGAGGCATTGTTTGCCTTGAATGCTTGGTTTACATTTGTTTGATACAATTTTTTTCTTCTGAGTCGTACCAATTTTGGTTCAGCAATGAAGCAAGTGACCAGACTGAAATTGGACTGAAACGGATGAGCCATACCAGTTTAGGTCCCCAGGCAAGTTGTACTACAACACCATTATTTATATCCTGTTGATGGAATGTTGAGATATTTTGGCCGTCATCCTCATTAATCATCCTGGTACTCCTAACAACTTCCTTTGTATACTTGTATTATTGACAGCCATGTAACCCTAAATTCTGATTATCCACTAAGTAGCTCCTTAGTATGAAGACTAACCATCTGGTTCCAACTTCCAACAGCATTGGACAAGGGACTTTCTATTGTGCATGTGTACAATGTGTTTGCGAGTATGTTTTGTTCGTCCGCACTCATGCTGATCAATATGTATATAACTCTATCTGTGTACGCAATTTATCTATGTTTGTATAGATGTGTGTAAGTATATGTTGGGGTTAGGCTGATGCatgttcttttttttaaaaaaaaaaaagttgatgaAATATGAATCATTTGCAGTCACGGAAATTAATGATTCAGCCttcattaaaaattttgtttatccatAAAAAGTTAATAAAGTTAATCTAGGGCAAGCCTGGATTGTGCAAGTTGAGCAGTGACTTTGATGATGCTTGGAATTTTTTAGCCTGATTTGAAAGCCCTGAGAATTCATTTGACCTGCAAGTTCTGTTTTACTTGGGGTCCATGCaccatttagattttgaaattccAAAGATTCATTTCTCCTTCAATAATGTTTCCTTGTATAGGAGCTTGCAGAGCCAGTCAGGCAGTTGAATTCTTTCCATCTGTTCGCCCTGAGGTTGTCGTCCGAGAGGCACGGTTAGAGGATTGCTGGGAAGTGGCTGAGACTCACTGTAGCTCATTCTTCCCAAACTATTCTTTTCCTCTAGATTTGGCACTGAGGATTAACCGGTTGGTGGGATTGTTGTCAGGATTCTCTGTACCAAATGGTTGCATGAGGACATGTCTTGTTGCTGTTATCAGCAACTCTTTCAATGATAACTTTTTCTTTGGAAGTGAAGACTTCAAAATTGGAGGTTTTGAAGGGA containing:
- the LOC131240344 gene encoding GCN5-related N-acetyltransferase 4, chloroplastic, with the translated sequence MPTIPLGISPPSYSALTNHLKPYSSLHFSDFTFPSRIRVSRSPPTSTPLADPSASKSGACRASQAVEFFPSVRPEVVVREARLEDCWEVAETHCSSFFPNYSFPLDLALRINRLVGLLSGFSVPNGCMRTCLVAVISNSFNDNFFFGSEDFKIGGFEGKFSFNKGSVAGILTIDTVADFLPRKGPLRQRRTGIAYISNVAVRQRDRRKGIAKRLVAKAEAVARNWGCRAIALHCDASNPAAMQLYVGQGFRCIKVPDRANWPQPKTSAGMEFNFMMKLLTSTTAAAI